A stretch of Castanea sativa cultivar Marrone di Chiusa Pesio chromosome 2, ASM4071231v1 DNA encodes these proteins:
- the LOC142623479 gene encoding metalloendoproteinase 2-MMP-like: MASRACSLFLFTLLLLPLLFRGTSRNTNNKKSSPFDFLKHLQGCHKGDNVSGIKVLKSYLEQFGYLNYRHSKKQNHANDDDFDEPLESALKTYQLNFHLNTTGTLDAKTISNMMMPRCGVADIVNGTNWIRSDNRKHDHNHGSLHTVSHYAFFPRKQKWPDSKYSLTFGFLPGTPTRAMSPVAQAFQTWAANTHFTFSRAQDDTKVNIKIGFQSRDHGDGSPFDGAGGVLAHAFAPTDGRFHYDADEQWSVGAVPGQFDLETDVLHEIGHLLGLGHSKVQGAIMWPSISSRGTKGLDKDDINGIKALYNV, encoded by the coding sequence ATGGCTTCCAGAGCATGTTCACTCTTTTTATTCACTCTcctccttcttcctcttctttttcgtGGAACTTCAAGAAACACCAATAACAAGAAATCATCACCCTTTGATTTTCTCAAGCATCTACAAGGATGTCACAAGGGTGACAATGTCTCAGGCATCAAAGTCCTGAAAAGTTACCTTGAACAATTTGGTTACTTGAATTATAGACATTCCAAAAAGCAAAACCATGCCAATGATGATGATTTCGATGAACCCCTAGAGTCGGCCCTTAAAACTTACCAGCTAAATTTCCACCTCAACACCACTGGGACTTTGGATGCCAAAACAATATCCAACATGATGATGCCTCGTTGTGGTGTGGCTGATATTGTCAATGGTACAAATTGGATTCGTTCAGACAATAGAAAACATGACCACAACCATGGCTCTTTACACACTGTTAGTCACTATGCTTTCTTCCCTAGAAAGCAGAAATGGCCAGATTCCAAGTACAGCCTTACCTTTGGATTTCTCCCTGGCACCCCAACTAGAGCCATGAGCCCAGTTGCACAAGCTTTTCAAACATGGGCTGCCAACACACACTTCACATTCTCGCGAGCTCAAGATGACACGAAGGTAAATATCAAAATTGGTTTCCAAAGTAGGGATCATGGAGACGGGTCCCCTTTTGATGGAGCTGGTGGAGTCCTTGCCCATGCTTTTGCTCCAACTGATGGCAGATTCCATTATGATGCTGATGAACAATGGAGTGTGGGAGCTGTTCCAGGTCAATTTGACTTGGAGACTGATGTTTTGCATGAGATTGGGCACCTTCTTGGGCTCGGACATAGCAAAGTTCAAGGGGCTATTATGTGGCCTAGCATTTCTTCAAGAGGAACCAAAGGTTTGGACAAAGATGATATTAATGGAATTAAAGCCTTATATAATGTCTAA